A single region of the Pieris rapae chromosome 19, ilPieRapa1.1, whole genome shotgun sequence genome encodes:
- the LOC110993507 gene encoding uncharacterized protein LOC110993507, whose amino-acid sequence MFACKLLVFTVLITFPVTENKEADSEACTEFLNLIKKLIKPKEDANSSDEVTKKTKTKKFEERLEKYFEEKFPWWPSKLIEDLDVTTEKPTTKAPMETLMTSYMDFLTNLLKIF is encoded by the exons ATGTTTGCTTGTAAGTTGCTTGTTTTTACGGTATTG ATAACTTTTCCAGTGACGGAGAATAAAG AAGCGGACTCGGAAGCATGTAcggagtttttaaatttaataaagaaattaataaaaccgaAAGAAGATGCGAACTCATCGGATGAAGtcactaaaaaaacaaaaactaagaAATTCGAGGAACGATTGGAGAAAT aTTTTGAAGAGAAAT TTCCCTGGTGGCCAAGCAAATTAATTGAAGATTTAGATGTGACAACCGAAAAACCAACTACAAAAGCTCCTATGGAAACATTAATGACCAGTTATATGGATTTTTTGACTAATTTACTGAAGATTTTTTAG
- the LOC110993493 gene encoding calreticulin gives MKSFLLGVVSLLAIYSVNCEVFYEERFLDDSWESKWVYSEHPGKEFGKFKLTAGKFYNDPEEDKGLQTSEDARFYALSTKFKPFSNEGKPLVIQFSVKHEQDIDCGGGYVKVFDCKLESKDMHGETPYEIMFGPDICGPGTKKVHVIFSYKGKNHLIKKDIRCKDDVYTHLYTLIVNPDNTYEVLIDNEKVESGSLEDDWDFLPAKKIKDPSAKKPEDWDERATIPDPDDKKPEDWEKPEHIPDPDATKPEDWDDEMDGEWEPPMIDNPEYKGVWAPKQIDNPAYKGPWVHPEIDNPEYTADPTLYKRDELCAVGLDLWQVKSGTIFDNFLFTDDPAAAKERGEEIKKKIEGEKKMKNEQDEAEREKEKSEKPEDEDDEDLDDEAAEGAPVEEHDEL, from the exons ATGAAATCGTTTTTATTAGGAGTTGTCAGCTTGCTGGCAATTTATTCTGTTAACTGTGAAGTGTTTTACGAAGAAAGGTTCCTAGATG aCTCATGGGAATCAAAGTGGGTGTACAGTGAACACCCTGGTAAAGAATTCGGCAAATTCAAGTTAACTGCTGGAAAGTTCTACAATGACCCCGAAGAAGATAAAG GCCTTCAAACTTCTGAGGATGCCAGATTCTATGCATTGTCCACAAAGTTTAAGCCCTTCTCAAATGAAGGCAAGCCCTTAGTAATCCAGTTCTCAGTAAAACATGAGCAAGACATTGATTGTGGAGGTGGTTACGTGAAGGTGTTTGACTGCAAGTTGGAGTCAAAGGACATGCATGGTGAGACACCATATGAAATCATGTTTGGGCCTGACATCTGCGGTCCCGGTACCAAAAAG gtGCATGTTATCTTCAGCTACAAGGGCAAGAACCACCTCATCAAGAAAGACATCCGTTGCAAGGATGATGTATACACTCACTTGTACACTCTTATTGTGAACCCTGACAACACCTATGAAGTTCTCATTGATAATGAGAAGGTGGAATCTGGTAGCCTTGAAGATGACTGGGACTTCTTACCTGCTAAGAAGATCAAG GACCCATCAGCCAAAAAGCCCGAAGACTGGGATGAGAGAGCAACCATTCCTGACCCAGATGACAAAAAGCCAGAAGACTGGGAAAAGCCAGAACACATTCCAGACCCTGATGCCACCAAACCTGAAGATTGGGACGATGAAATGGATGGAGAATGGGAACCACCAATGATTGACAACCCTGAATACAAGGGAGTCTGGGCTCCTAAACAG ATTGACAACCCCGCATACAAAGGTCCCTGGGTACACCCAGAAATTGATAACCCAGAATACACAGCAGACCCAACTCTGTACAAGCGAGATGAACTTTGCGCAGTCGGTCTGGACTTATGGCAAGTCAAATCTGGAACCATCTTCGACAACTTCCTGTTCACTGATGACCCAGCTGCAGCAAAGGAGAGAGGAGAAGAGATTAAGAAGAAGATTGAGGGAGAGAAAAAAATGAAGAATGAGCAGGATGAAGCGGAGAGGGAGAAGGAAAAATCTGAGAAGCCTGAGGATGAAGATGATGAGGATCTTGATGATGAAGCCGCTGAGGGAGCGCCTGTG GAGGAGCACGACGAACTGTAA